The Bradysia coprophila strain Holo2 chromosome IV unlocalized genomic scaffold, BU_Bcop_v1 contig_81, whole genome shotgun sequence genome has a window encoding:
- the LOC119072215 gene encoding putative ankyrin repeat protein RF_0381 isoform X3, giving the protein MKTASLIFCVVGILWTSVLAAQEKPKRVRLAQVFRSFGKNDVRDDINLFLRTYEDEINNKGGCSPLHIAALFSEKVVDYLIKNGSDVNALDNGNLSPLYFAAEGGNDKIVEMLVNNGADVSISNNKGMTELHVAAYNGFDKIADILIKAGANVDALNEVKWTPLFYAGVNDSVPVANLLIQNGAQVNAQNNDGLSILAIAIIAADSERYNCVEFLLNNGADPNLAKEMTFVPLYFAVQNGNAKIVELLIQKGANVNFEGEGQTTPLHFAANEGGTREIIELLVNNGADVNHTDEDGVLPLHFAAGRITGTIRLLIEKGANLQGTDNDNNTPLHYAAGSGKYAAGSGKYAAVNVLIRAGADVNAVNNDGVTPMKIAKQYRHLRVVRLLRNNGGHV; this is encoded by the exons GAGAGTTCGACTGGCGCAGGTTTTCAGATCATTTGGTAAAAATG ACGTTCGTGACGACATAAACTTGTTTCTTCGTACCTACGAAGATGAAATCAACAATAAAGGTGGCTGTAGCCCATTACACATTGCTGCCTTATtca GTGAGAAAGTGGTGGATTATTTGATCAAAAATGGATCGGATGTAAATGCTTTGGACAATGGAAATTTATCTCCCCTATATTTTGCTGCTGAAGGAG GTAATGACAAAATCGTTGAAATGCTTGTGAATAATGGAGCTGATGTCAGTATTTCGAATAACAAAGGAATGACAGAATTGCACGTGGCTGCTTATAATG GTTTTGACAAGATTGCAGACATTTTGATTAAGGCTGGAGCGAATGTAGATGCCTTGAACGAAGTTAAATGGACGCCTCTATTTTACGCAGGTGTAAAtg ATTCGGTGCCTGTCGCAAATTTGTTGATTCAAAATGGAGCTCAAGTCAATGCCCAAAACAATGATGGACTTTCAATTTTAGCTATTGCTATCATTGCAGCAG ATAGTGAGAGATATAATTGTGTTGAGTTTTTGCTGAATAACGGAGCAGATCCGAACCTTGCTAAAGAAATGACTTTCGTCCCATTGTATTTCGCAGTACAAAATG gGAATGCCAAGATCGTTGAGCTATTGATTCAGAAGGGAGCGAATGTAAACTTTGAGGGCGAAGGTCAGACGACACCGTTACATTTTGCCGCCAATGAAG GTGGTACCCGGGAGATCATAGAATTATTGGTGAACAATGGTGCAGATGTCAACCATACAGACGAAGATGGAGTATTGCCTTTACATTTTGCCGCCGGAC gTATAACTGGCACAATCCGATTGTTAATAGAAAAGGGGGCAAATTTGCAAGGCACCGATAATGATAATAACACTCCTTTACACTATGCCGCTGGATCTGGCAAATATGCCGCTGGATCTGGCAAATATGCCGCTGTAAATGTACTAATCAGAGCGGGTGCTGATGTAAATGCTGTGAACAACGATGGGGTAACACCAATGAAAATAGCTAAACAATATA gaCACTTACGTGTTGTCAGATTGTTACGAAATAATGGAGGCCATGTTTAG
- the LOC119072215 gene encoding ankyrin-1-like isoform X2, whose protein sequence is MKTASLIFCVVGILWTSVLAAQEKPKRVRLAQVFRSFGKNDVRDDINLFLRTYEDEINNKGGCSPLHIAALFSEKVVDYLIKNGSDVNALDNGNLSPLYFAAEGGNDKIVEMLVNNGADVSISNNKGMTELHVAAYNGFDKIADILIKAGANVDALNEVKWTPLFYAGVNDSVPVANLLIQNGAQVNAQNNDGLSILAIAIIAADSERYNCVEFLLNNGADPNLAKEMTFVPLYFAVQNGNAKIVELLIQKGANVNFEGEGQTTPLHFAANEGGTREIIELLVNNGADVNHTDEDGVLPLHFAAGRGITGTIRLLIEKGANLQGTDNDNNTPLHYAAGSGKYAAGSGKYAAVNVLIRAGADVNAVNNDGVTPMKIAKQYRHLRVVRLLRNNGGHV, encoded by the exons GAGAGTTCGACTGGCGCAGGTTTTCAGATCATTTGGTAAAAATG ACGTTCGTGACGACATAAACTTGTTTCTTCGTACCTACGAAGATGAAATCAACAATAAAGGTGGCTGTAGCCCATTACACATTGCTGCCTTATtca GTGAGAAAGTGGTGGATTATTTGATCAAAAATGGATCGGATGTAAATGCTTTGGACAATGGAAATTTATCTCCCCTATATTTTGCTGCTGAAGGAG GTAATGACAAAATCGTTGAAATGCTTGTGAATAATGGAGCTGATGTCAGTATTTCGAATAACAAAGGAATGACAGAATTGCACGTGGCTGCTTATAATG GTTTTGACAAGATTGCAGACATTTTGATTAAGGCTGGAGCGAATGTAGATGCCTTGAACGAAGTTAAATGGACGCCTCTATTTTACGCAGGTGTAAAtg ATTCGGTGCCTGTCGCAAATTTGTTGATTCAAAATGGAGCTCAAGTCAATGCCCAAAACAATGATGGACTTTCAATTTTAGCTATTGCTATCATTGCAGCAG ATAGTGAGAGATATAATTGTGTTGAGTTTTTGCTGAATAACGGAGCAGATCCGAACCTTGCTAAAGAAATGACTTTCGTCCCATTGTATTTCGCAGTACAAAATG gGAATGCCAAGATCGTTGAGCTATTGATTCAGAAGGGAGCGAATGTAAACTTTGAGGGCGAAGGTCAGACGACACCGTTACATTTTGCCGCCAATGAAG GTGGTACCCGGGAGATCATAGAATTATTGGTGAACAATGGTGCAGATGTCAACCATACAGACGAAGATGGAGTATTGCCTTTACATTTTGCCGCCGGACGTG gTATAACTGGCACAATCCGATTGTTAATAGAAAAGGGGGCAAATTTGCAAGGCACCGATAATGATAATAACACTCCTTTACACTATGCCGCTGGATCTGGCAAATATGCCGCTGGATCTGGCAAATATGCCGCTGTAAATGTACTAATCAGAGCGGGTGCTGATGTAAATGCTGTGAACAACGATGGGGTAACACCAATGAAAATAGCTAAACAATATA gaCACTTACGTGTTGTCAGATTGTTACGAAATAATGGAGGCCATGTTTAG